A genomic stretch from Rhodopirellula bahusiensis includes:
- a CDS encoding tetratricopeptide repeat protein, giving the protein MNLHDDDGLGENLVCVIYDVGLFAAPKSAPAASDVLTHPTSQPSQITERWSFMSRREKIETMLADDPTDTFLRYSLAMEYRSEGDHETSLVKLRELFTDEPPYVPAFFMAAQQLVDLGRVDEARAILRDGIEQARTQNDSHAAAEMSELLSSIGMLGEEDDL; this is encoded by the coding sequence ATGAATTTGCACGACGATGACGGTTTGGGTGAAAATTTGGTCTGTGTCATTTATGACGTCGGGCTGTTTGCTGCCCCCAAATCAGCACCGGCCGCGTCCGATGTGCTGACCCACCCAACTAGCCAACCTTCCCAAATTACCGAGCGATGGAGTTTCATGTCTCGACGCGAAAAAATCGAAACCATGTTGGCGGACGATCCGACGGACACGTTTCTGAGGTATTCCTTGGCGATGGAATATCGATCCGAGGGCGATCATGAAACGAGTTTGGTGAAACTGCGAGAGTTGTTCACCGATGAACCGCCTTACGTGCCCGCGTTCTTCATGGCCGCGCAGCAGTTGGTCGATCTTGGCCGAGTCGACGAGGCACGTGCGATCTTGCGAGATGGGATCGAACAAGCTCGCACGCAAAACGATTCGCACGCCGCGGCTGAGATGAGCGAGCTGCTCTCATCGATCGGGATGTTGGGCGAAGAAGACGATTTGTAG
- a CDS encoding pseudouridine synthase: MPRQPSSSKSQHAKSSSKDKSASSAKRINQLLASAGFGSRRQCEDLIREGRVDVDGETITELSTTVDPDVQKVRVDGNFLRPQKLVYYVVNKPVGIVTTNRDPRGRPRVIDLVPPTERVFPVGRLDISSEGLILLTNDGDLAQKLAHPKFGIQKVYRVVVAGEVRGETMKKMREGIYIAEGLVQVDGAKIIKARPKATEMEIRLKEGKNREIRRILARFGHKVQQLRRVAIGPLKLGDVPRGAYRKLTRDEVDKMRRSIDAAEKAAKSAPPSRPSSKQSIKRRPGGASRNVAAKGTGGRPAAKGSRKAVKKSRAPQTRTNSTGPKTSKPVKKRTLKSGGSTGTVIGADAPKESRSKSERGTNPDIIRKRTAGKKPATKPGGVKKGRGKASRRGGRS; this comes from the coding sequence ATGCCACGCCAACCCTCGTCCTCCAAATCCCAACACGCCAAGTCTTCGTCGAAAGACAAGTCGGCGTCCTCGGCAAAACGAATCAATCAATTGCTCGCCTCCGCTGGCTTTGGCAGCCGCCGACAGTGCGAAGATCTGATTCGCGAAGGGCGGGTGGATGTTGACGGCGAGACGATCACGGAACTGAGCACCACCGTCGACCCGGACGTCCAAAAGGTTCGCGTCGACGGCAACTTTCTGCGACCGCAGAAACTGGTTTACTACGTCGTCAACAAACCCGTTGGCATCGTGACCACCAACCGTGACCCACGCGGCCGTCCTCGCGTGATCGACTTGGTCCCGCCGACCGAGCGAGTTTTCCCGGTTGGACGCTTGGACATCTCCAGCGAAGGCCTGATTCTGCTGACCAACGACGGCGACCTGGCCCAAAAGCTGGCTCACCCGAAGTTCGGCATCCAAAAGGTTTACCGAGTCGTCGTCGCTGGCGAAGTTCGCGGTGAGACAATGAAGAAGATGCGAGAAGGCATCTACATCGCCGAAGGCTTGGTTCAAGTCGACGGAGCCAAGATCATCAAGGCTCGACCCAAAGCCACCGAGATGGAAATCCGGCTGAAAGAGGGCAAGAACCGCGAGATCCGCCGTATCCTAGCTCGCTTTGGTCACAAGGTTCAACAGCTCCGTCGCGTCGCGATTGGACCGTTGAAGCTGGGCGATGTTCCTCGTGGTGCCTATCGCAAACTGACGCGAGACGAAGTCGACAAGATGCGACGCAGCATCGACGCCGCCGAAAAAGCAGCCAAGTCAGCCCCACCATCGCGTCCCTCATCCAAACAATCGATCAAACGTCGGCCCGGTGGCGCCAGTCGCAATGTTGCGGCCAAGGGAACCGGCGGACGCCCCGCGGCCAAAGGCAGCCGAAAGGCAGTCAAGAAGAGTCGTGCACCTCAAACCAGGACGAATTCGACCGGTCCCAAGACCTCCAAACCTGTCAAGAAGCGAACTCTCAAAAGTGGCGGATCCACCGGAACGGTCATTGGCGCGGACGCCCCCAAGGAATCACGCAGCAAGTCCGAGCGAGGTACCAACCCGGACATCATCCGCAAACGAACCGCCGGGAAGAAACCAGCCACCAAACCCGGTGGCGTGAAGAAAGGGCGAGGCAAAGCGTCTCGTCGCGGCGGCCGCTCGTAA
- a CDS encoding DUF11 domain-containing protein: MSRGLCQLITHLASPRRRLPVFMAAAMFATSFTVGPTPWTSFEAQRVAAQEPTDNPEIQQVVGKQLSGRGKSTGILSGLNSRSRSTSRSSSNGLLGSLFGGSSSSSSSKDDGRKATAVPSERDVDWSGIPTHRSQSTSGNTAQRSTSGSAPLRDPNAGSRVVQRSTPRPTSQVPQPPKMEASIARRPTSQPIRVESKSNPVPVVRSTPIAISPVKSEPVEIVPKVSRRILKVETEPTIEELSSTESSRRRKPTVVAKTEPKVEAKPAPALKPVPKKTPSADIAKADPKPAAKPEPKPTAPVQTEVPKVAAKPAPAPKAVVATTPAPVAKPAPVATPAPAKPAPQIAKSEPVATPAPAPHRISQLVPPKSVAMAPVQAPAPIKTPAPLSSPAKTASTPITLGEARQAPATTPTNKPADSFVAATPRGPAPTTSAPAGDASNETPTKMQTFGGGRADSRPSGSLSANDTNGIALQPISDRLPVGANEQPAESTLGQPQSAWHNSNGVSHDQFQARDPFQARASVPARSVAGPSASNSGADYPNTMRGTTSAPATQPATEVQSTSTASELPGIRVTTAGPKKVMIRQTHPYEIRVENRGNVDAEGLVVRAHIPDWADVVGQQATRGDVAGTTENGIRQLNWRIETLAAGQSERMLVRLKAARSGTHDVNVDWTIAPQKERMQIQVQEPELALTIDGPDEVIYGQSKTYTIRVLNPGDGIAPNVVFTLSPESSTPQSQRIGDIPSGKEAQFEVELTAQDLGDLKIHGLAAGDLELKAEADKNVRVLAADLEAVLTGPELKYQNTDGMYQLELTNHGTTASDDVVATLTLPMGVTYIGGMEGASLIDNQLRWKIASLTPGARRNYQFQCRLDSTGQHEFTFNCKGSAAGQTGVALTTNVEAIADLVLSIEDPSAPAPVGQDVTYQIVIRNRGSKPATDVRAIAQFSHGIEPQSLSGNDGKVITGQVLINPIARIDAGEEVRMQIVAKAAEGGHHRFRTEVRSGDTILVAEEATHYMNARNDRISRRSGPGGNEFSLPLR; the protein is encoded by the coding sequence ATGTCGCGCGGTCTTTGTCAACTCATCACGCATTTGGCGTCGCCACGCCGTCGTTTGCCGGTCTTCATGGCCGCAGCGATGTTCGCGACGTCCTTCACGGTCGGCCCGACCCCTTGGACCTCCTTCGAGGCACAACGCGTTGCGGCTCAAGAACCAACGGACAACCCGGAAATCCAACAGGTTGTCGGGAAACAGCTCAGCGGCCGCGGCAAATCGACCGGCATCTTGAGCGGTTTGAACTCTCGATCACGTTCCACCTCGCGATCATCCAGCAATGGCTTGCTGGGCAGCTTGTTCGGCGGAAGCTCGTCGTCGAGCAGCTCCAAAGATGACGGACGCAAAGCCACCGCGGTTCCCAGCGAACGCGACGTGGATTGGAGCGGCATCCCGACTCACCGCAGCCAAAGCACCAGCGGAAACACCGCCCAACGTTCGACCAGCGGATCGGCACCTTTGCGTGACCCCAACGCCGGTTCACGCGTCGTGCAACGCTCGACCCCGCGACCAACATCGCAAGTGCCACAACCGCCCAAGATGGAAGCATCGATCGCGCGCCGGCCGACCTCGCAACCGATTCGCGTTGAGAGCAAATCCAACCCGGTCCCGGTCGTTCGAAGCACGCCAATCGCAATCTCGCCCGTCAAATCGGAACCCGTCGAGATCGTCCCAAAGGTTTCGCGTCGGATCCTGAAAGTCGAAACCGAGCCGACCATCGAAGAATTGTCCTCAACCGAATCTTCACGTCGACGCAAGCCAACCGTAGTCGCCAAGACCGAACCCAAGGTCGAAGCGAAACCCGCGCCCGCATTGAAGCCAGTGCCGAAGAAGACACCATCGGCCGACATTGCCAAAGCGGATCCAAAGCCAGCGGCAAAACCGGAACCCAAACCAACGGCTCCCGTTCAAACCGAGGTTCCCAAGGTTGCTGCGAAACCAGCACCCGCGCCGAAAGCAGTCGTCGCTACAACGCCAGCTCCGGTAGCCAAACCAGCTCCCGTTGCAACTCCTGCACCGGCCAAGCCAGCACCGCAAATCGCCAAGAGCGAACCAGTCGCGACTCCAGCTCCCGCACCGCACCGGATCAGCCAACTGGTTCCGCCAAAGAGCGTTGCCATGGCACCGGTTCAAGCCCCTGCCCCGATCAAAACACCTGCTCCACTTTCCAGCCCAGCGAAAACAGCTTCGACACCGATCACACTCGGCGAAGCACGCCAGGCTCCTGCAACGACACCAACCAACAAACCTGCTGACTCGTTTGTCGCTGCCACACCTCGTGGACCAGCCCCAACCACTTCTGCACCAGCGGGCGACGCGTCGAACGAAACTCCCACCAAGATGCAAACGTTTGGTGGCGGCCGTGCTGACTCGCGTCCATCGGGATCGCTTTCAGCCAACGATACGAATGGAATCGCGTTGCAACCGATCAGCGATCGCTTGCCAGTCGGTGCCAATGAACAACCTGCCGAATCGACTTTGGGTCAACCACAATCGGCTTGGCACAACTCCAACGGTGTCTCTCACGACCAGTTCCAAGCTCGGGATCCTTTCCAAGCTCGTGCGTCAGTGCCTGCTCGCTCCGTCGCTGGCCCATCCGCCAGCAACAGCGGTGCGGACTATCCCAACACGATGCGTGGAACCACTTCGGCTCCCGCGACGCAACCGGCTACCGAGGTGCAATCGACTTCGACTGCCAGCGAACTGCCCGGCATCCGTGTCACCACGGCTGGCCCCAAGAAGGTCATGATTCGCCAAACGCACCCCTACGAAATTCGCGTCGAGAATCGCGGCAACGTGGATGCAGAAGGCTTGGTCGTCCGAGCACACATCCCTGACTGGGCCGATGTCGTCGGTCAACAAGCCACCCGTGGCGACGTTGCCGGTACAACCGAAAACGGCATTCGTCAATTGAACTGGCGAATCGAAACACTTGCGGCCGGCCAATCCGAACGCATGCTCGTTCGTTTGAAAGCTGCTCGCAGCGGTACCCACGACGTCAACGTTGACTGGACCATCGCTCCTCAAAAGGAACGCATGCAAATCCAAGTTCAAGAACCCGAACTGGCTTTGACGATCGACGGCCCCGATGAGGTCATCTACGGCCAATCAAAGACCTACACGATTCGCGTCTTGAACCCAGGCGACGGCATTGCACCCAACGTTGTGTTCACACTGTCACCTGAATCCAGCACGCCACAAAGCCAACGCATCGGCGATATCCCATCGGGCAAAGAAGCTCAATTCGAAGTCGAACTGACCGCTCAAGACTTGGGCGATCTGAAGATCCACGGCTTGGCCGCTGGTGACTTGGAACTGAAAGCCGAAGCAGACAAAAACGTGCGTGTCTTGGCTGCCGATCTGGAAGCCGTTTTGACGGGTCCCGAACTCAAGTATCAAAACACGGACGGGATGTATCAACTGGAACTGACCAACCACGGCACCACCGCCAGCGACGATGTGGTCGCAACGTTGACGTTGCCAATGGGCGTCACCTACATCGGTGGCATGGAAGGTGCATCGTTGATCGACAATCAGTTGCGTTGGAAAATTGCTTCGCTGACTCCTGGTGCACGTCGCAACTACCAATTCCAGTGCCGTCTCGATTCGACCGGCCAACATGAATTCACGTTCAACTGCAAAGGCAGTGCGGCGGGTCAAACCGGCGTTGCTCTGACCACCAACGTGGAAGCCATCGCTGACTTGGTCCTTTCGATCGAAGACCCTTCGGCACCCGCACCGGTTGGCCAAGACGTGACCTATCAGATCGTGATTCGCAACCGCGGAAGCAAACCAGCGACCGACGTTCGTGCGATCGCTCAGTTCAGCCACGGAATCGAACCCCAATCGTTGTCAGGCAACGATGGCAAAGTCATCACCGGCCAGGTGTTGATCAACCCGATCGCTCGCATCGATGCTGGCGAAGAAGTTCGCATGCAAATCGTTGCCAAGGCAGCCGAGGGCGGGCACCATCGCTTCCGCACCGAAGTTCGCAGCGGTGACACGATCCTGGTTGCTGAAGAGGCGACTCACTACATGAACGCCCGCAACGATCGGATCAGCCGACGCAGCGGA